A region of Paenibacillus thiaminolyticus DNA encodes the following proteins:
- a CDS encoding ABC transporter permease encodes MRHLLKYELIKIFSRKSVLVVSLLLLLVYGLFIVYDIDYYKDASHKYKPYERVITEQDIAKVELIFREHEDRRLPLVDNGLLQDIWDVPTLQEHYTKQLAEIRDKLRLSAPGSYEYKQHALHEQLLTHKGPPTGQVYYNKPWANIFYIMDQFGVAFMGVMILIGLAPLYSEEYATGMDSLLLSSRYGKGQLISAKCCAAILYAFICSAAFQLFNLGVIALLFGNLDGADTPLYSISRYMDSHSFRSSPYSWTAGQYYVIQFVVHIIGCIAFALAVMFVSSLCKSSFLTLFIAGGILGVPYVLYDVFNIRFAIIEWLTTFSYSQFIRVTRLFTEFETANIFHFPVLYPVATVSCVIAVTGVLVWVTRRVFQRHQVT; translated from the coding sequence ATGAGACATTTGTTGAAGTATGAATTAATCAAAATTTTTTCGCGTAAAAGCGTGCTTGTCGTCAGCCTGCTCCTGCTGCTCGTCTATGGCCTTTTTATCGTGTACGATATTGATTATTACAAAGACGCCTCCCACAAATATAAACCGTATGAACGGGTCATAACGGAACAAGATATAGCCAAGGTAGAGCTGATTTTTAGAGAACATGAAGACAGAAGATTGCCTCTCGTTGACAACGGCTTGCTGCAGGATATTTGGGATGTGCCCACGTTACAAGAGCATTATACGAAGCAGCTTGCGGAGATTCGGGACAAGCTTCGTCTTAGCGCTCCCGGCAGTTACGAATACAAGCAGCATGCTCTGCACGAACAGCTCCTGACGCACAAGGGGCCTCCTACAGGACAAGTCTATTACAACAAGCCTTGGGCCAATATATTCTATATCATGGATCAATTCGGCGTTGCCTTCATGGGGGTGATGATTCTTATCGGCCTGGCTCCGCTATACTCCGAGGAATATGCAACCGGAATGGACAGCCTTCTCTTAAGCAGCCGGTACGGGAAGGGGCAGCTCATCTCCGCCAAATGCTGTGCCGCTATTCTCTATGCGTTCATATGCAGCGCCGCCTTCCAACTATTCAATCTCGGTGTGATTGCGCTGCTGTTCGGTAATCTGGATGGAGCCGACACTCCGCTCTATAGCATAAGCAGATATATGGACTCTCACTCGTTCCGGAGCTCGCCATATTCATGGACGGCCGGACAGTACTACGTCATTCAGTTCGTAGTGCATATCATCGGATGCATTGCATTCGCGCTTGCGGTCATGTTCGTGTCTTCCTTGTGTAAATCATCGTTCCTGACGCTATTCATTGCGGGCGGAATACTCGGCGTCCCTTACGTGCTGTATGATGTGTTCAACATTCGATTTGCCATTATCGAGTGGCTGACCACATTCAGCTACAGCCAATTCATCCGAGTTACAAGGTTATTTACTGAATTCGAAACGGCCAATATATTCCATTTCCCTGTCCTCTATCCCGTGGCTACGGTAAGCTGCGTCATCGCCGTCACTGGAGTTCTTGTCTGGGTAACCCGGCGTGTGTTCCAGCGGCACCAGGTGACTTAG
- a CDS encoding ATP-binding cassette domain-containing protein has translation MELTIDRVTKRYNKGRKTALDRFRAEFSPGIYGILGPNGAGKSTLMNLITNQLKQDEGEIRYNDQIISRLGKEYRNILGYMPQQQGLYHHFTGRRFLWYIAALKGIKAPQARERIDDLLDIVNLRKDADTKLGAYSGGMKQRILIAQSLLNDPKLLILDEPTAGLDPKERIRIRNFISTIAMNKIVLIATHVVSDIEFISKQILLMKEGKLLVKDEPARILAGMEGKVHEARVTESELAEVQYRFKVSQITSDSSGIWARIVHDEPLEHMESRTVKPNLEDVYLRYFE, from the coding sequence GTGGAACTGACTATTGATCGTGTAACGAAGCGCTATAACAAAGGGCGCAAAACGGCGCTAGATCGCTTCAGGGCCGAGTTCTCCCCTGGAATATACGGCATATTGGGTCCGAATGGCGCTGGCAAGTCTACGCTCATGAATCTGATTACGAATCAGTTGAAGCAGGATGAAGGAGAGATTCGATATAACGATCAGATCATCTCTCGTCTCGGCAAGGAGTATCGGAATATTTTGGGATATATGCCTCAGCAGCAAGGACTATATCATCATTTCACGGGCCGGAGATTTCTATGGTACATCGCCGCTCTCAAAGGGATCAAGGCGCCGCAGGCTAGAGAAAGAATCGATGATCTGCTGGACATCGTGAATCTGCGCAAGGATGCGGATACGAAGCTTGGCGCATACTCTGGCGGAATGAAGCAGCGTATTCTGATCGCACAATCGCTATTGAATGACCCGAAGCTGTTGATCCTGGATGAGCCGACCGCAGGGCTTGATCCGAAAGAGCGCATTCGCATCCGCAACTTCATATCGACCATCGCCATGAATAAAATTGTGCTTATCGCAACCCATGTCGTGTCCGATATCGAGTTCATCTCGAAGCAAATTCTTCTGATGAAGGAAGGCAAGCTTCTTGTCAAAGACGAGCCTGCTCGCATCCTGGCCGGCATGGAAGGCAAAGTCCATGAGGCGCGCGTCACGGAGTCTGAGCTTGCCGAGGTGCAGTACCGCTTCAAAGTTAGCCAGATTACGAGCGATTCAAGCGGCATCTGGGCGAGAATCGTTCACGATGAACCCTTGGAGCATATGGAATCCCGAACGGTAAAGCCGAATTTGGAGGATGTGTACCTTCGATATTTCGAGTGA
- a CDS encoding TPM domain-containing protein yields the protein MRRKRAILAFLFFFLMMVVIPMDIIAGEAAATKEKQLIFDTAELLTSHEVEELNALANQYGAERETDFIIVTVNGPEAYDVKAMTQDFYDNYGPGYDKAHGNAAILMVDMSHREVYLAGFYKAETYLDDARMDKIRSKISSYMSDGEYKLAFQKYIQLAHKYMGFRPGVNPDNLLFNTWVQLGIALVLGGGIVTLMVLRSGGRVTVTSRTYENASTSGVVAHEDRYLHTNTTRRKIERSSSSGSSGGGGGTTSGGHSHSGSRGSF from the coding sequence GTGAGAAGGAAGAGAGCGATCCTCGCCTTCCTGTTCTTCTTCCTCATGATGGTGGTTATTCCGATGGACATCATTGCGGGCGAAGCGGCTGCAACGAAGGAAAAGCAGTTGATTTTCGATACAGCGGAGCTGCTCACTTCGCACGAGGTTGAAGAGCTGAACGCGTTGGCGAATCAATACGGTGCCGAGCGGGAAACGGACTTTATCATTGTTACGGTCAACGGCCCGGAAGCTTATGACGTGAAGGCAATGACGCAGGATTTCTACGATAATTATGGGCCCGGCTACGATAAGGCGCATGGAAATGCCGCTATTTTGATGGTGGACATGAGTCATCGGGAAGTGTACTTGGCCGGATTTTATAAAGCGGAGACCTATCTGGATGATGCCAGAATGGACAAAATACGAAGCAAGATATCCTCGTATATGTCAGACGGCGAGTATAAGCTCGCCTTTCAAAAATATATTCAATTGGCGCATAAATATATGGGATTCCGTCCAGGGGTGAACCCGGACAATCTCTTGTTCAATACGTGGGTGCAATTGGGCATCGCGCTGGTCCTCGGAGGGGGCATCGTTACGTTGATGGTCCTTCGTTCGGGCGGCCGGGTAACGGTCACTTCCCGGACATACGAGAATGCGAGCACTTCGGGCGTGGTTGCTCACGAGGACAGATATCTTCATACCAATACCACAAGACGGAAAATCGAACGAAGCAGCAGCAGCGGCTCAAGCGGCGGAGGCGGAGGGACCACGTCAGGCGGCCACTCGCATAGCGGCAGCAGAGGATCATTTTAG
- a CDS encoding SPFH domain-containing protein — protein sequence MGFFRNQFANVVEWEEFRDDMIFWKWSNREIKKGSKLIIRAGQDAIFVNNGKIEGIFKDEGEYSIDSDIIPFLSTLKGFKFGFNSGMRVEVLFVNTKEFTVRWGTQNPVLIPSPQLPGGMPIRANGTFNFKVNDYVTLIDKVAGMKDSYLVEDVKIRITSVLDQLLMKWISREGKDMFNLQANASDIAAGIQEDLDMQVMDTGLTITGFQVMSFNYPQEIQDMITKTASHEMIGNLQKYQQVTMTDGIASGKVKGGGAASDMAGMMMGMNIANEMMKNMNQNQKPAADTTPAASSPAEGNPKPNFCPNCGTKNEGANFCPNCGHKLN from the coding sequence ATGGGATTCTTCAGAAACCAATTTGCGAATGTAGTCGAGTGGGAAGAATTTCGAGATGATATGATTTTTTGGAAATGGAGCAACCGGGAGATTAAAAAAGGCTCCAAGTTAATTATCCGCGCCGGACAAGACGCGATTTTCGTTAATAATGGCAAGATCGAGGGGATTTTCAAGGATGAAGGGGAGTATAGCATTGATTCGGATATCATCCCTTTCCTGTCCACGTTAAAAGGGTTCAAATTCGGCTTCAACAGCGGGATGAGGGTGGAAGTCCTGTTCGTCAACACGAAGGAGTTCACTGTCCGCTGGGGAACGCAGAACCCGGTTCTGATCCCGTCTCCGCAGCTTCCGGGCGGCATGCCTATTCGCGCCAACGGCACGTTTAATTTCAAAGTGAACGACTACGTGACGCTGATCGATAAGGTGGCCGGGATGAAGGACAGTTACTTGGTCGAGGATGTGAAAATCCGGATTACTTCCGTGCTGGACCAACTGTTAATGAAGTGGATCAGCCGAGAAGGGAAGGACATGTTCAACCTGCAGGCGAATGCTTCCGATATTGCCGCAGGGATACAAGAGGACCTGGACATGCAAGTGATGGACACCGGCCTGACGATCACCGGCTTTCAAGTGATGAGCTTCAATTACCCGCAAGAAATTCAAGATATGATTACGAAGACGGCTTCCCATGAGATGATCGGCAATCTGCAGAAGTACCAGCAGGTGACGATGACGGACGGCATTGCCTCCGGCAAAGTAAAAGGCGGCGGCGCCGCTTCGGACATGGCAGGCATGATGATGGGGATGAACATCGCCAATGAAATGATGAAAAATATGAATCAAAATCAGAAGCCTGCGGCCGACACCACGCCTGCCGCTTCCTCTCCAGCGGAAGGCAATCCAAAGCCAAACTTCTGTCCGAACTGCGGCACCAAAAACGAAGGAGCTAACTTCTGTCCGAATTGCGGTCACAAGCTGAACTGA
- a CDS encoding RNA polymerase sigma factor, with translation MSTVLTDEELIEEIRGGSQAAMEVLVKRHYSDVYSYLYRKIGNRHTAYDLTQEVFIKMMQSLGNYRDKGRFRHWLLKIAVNHCYDYYRSKQYRHRHAHTELEVDMPDENSNVWDLFHCHYQQEQAKQAVLSLPEKQRDAIILNFYHDMKIREIAVMTDTSESTIKYRIKAGISKLKQILLAGGEGSDHRKQG, from the coding sequence GTGAGCACCGTGCTTACCGATGAGGAATTAATTGAAGAGATTCGAGGCGGGAGTCAAGCTGCGATGGAAGTGCTTGTGAAGCGCCATTATTCGGACGTCTACTCCTATCTGTATCGAAAAATCGGGAATCGGCATACCGCTTACGATCTGACCCAGGAAGTATTTATCAAGATGATGCAATCGCTCGGCAACTACCGTGACAAGGGGAGGTTCCGGCATTGGCTGTTGAAAATCGCCGTCAATCACTGCTATGACTATTACCGCAGCAAGCAGTACCGGCATCGGCATGCGCATACGGAATTGGAAGTGGACATGCCGGATGAGAACAGCAATGTATGGGATCTGTTCCATTGCCACTATCAGCAGGAGCAAGCGAAGCAGGCCGTACTCTCCTTGCCGGAGAAGCAGCGGGACGCGATTATACTGAACTTCTATCATGATATGAAGATTCGAGAGATTGCGGTGATGACGGACACGAGCGAGTCTACGATCAAATATCGTATCAAAGCGGGAATATCCAAGCTCAAACAAATACTGCTGGCCGGAGGTGAGGGCAGTGACCACAGGAAGCAAGGGTAA
- a CDS encoding MFS transporter yields the protein MRGTWLNSPLSYALGMFAMMVPTQAFSAFYSYYYVEKLGLGVGLATLARTIYLIWDAVNQPLFGHWSDRTRTRFGRRKPWIWASIPLFMMTFCMIFAVPQGLAQHQNSLFLWFLVALLLFEAVSTVIWVNYGALFPELFRGQRLRAKASAIQQGFQIVAILIGSALTPILFAVMGFGYMSLVYALLFAVFMLLCMGSVKENMNIQQEPPLPLKEAFRETLKNREFWMFNIANSFAQTVNGLVSSMIPFYAKYVLAIPESQVSLLLASVFVSVIPLVAVWYWIVNRLGGVRGWRLALAVYGLSVIPLWFGSGLASGIAAGIIVGFGLAGFLVTPPVLSSQIIDRDYAKTGQRREGVYTAVGGFITRSSGLISALSFWVVGLFFGYVSGDNPGPNPEGTFRVLISIVPFSLLAVAFLLSLAVKQNDHPHS from the coding sequence ATGCGCGGAACGTGGCTCAATTCCCCGCTGTCCTACGCGCTTGGCATGTTCGCGATGATGGTGCCGACACAAGCCTTCAGCGCCTTCTACAGCTACTATTACGTCGAGAAGCTGGGGCTCGGCGTTGGGCTGGCTACGCTGGCCCGCACGATCTATTTAATCTGGGATGCCGTCAACCAGCCGCTGTTCGGCCATTGGTCCGATCGCACCAGAACGCGCTTCGGGCGGCGCAAGCCGTGGATCTGGGCTTCGATCCCGCTGTTCATGATGACGTTCTGCATGATCTTCGCCGTGCCGCAAGGTTTGGCGCAGCACCAGAACAGCCTGTTCCTCTGGTTCCTCGTCGCGCTTCTCCTCTTCGAAGCGGTCTCGACCGTCATCTGGGTCAACTATGGGGCGCTGTTCCCGGAGCTGTTCCGCGGGCAACGCCTTCGGGCGAAGGCCTCCGCAATCCAGCAAGGCTTCCAGATCGTCGCTATCCTAATCGGCTCCGCCCTGACTCCGATTCTGTTCGCCGTGATGGGCTTCGGCTATATGTCCCTGGTCTACGCCCTTCTCTTCGCCGTATTCATGCTGCTGTGCATGGGTTCCGTCAAGGAAAATATGAATATTCAGCAGGAGCCGCCGCTCCCGTTGAAGGAAGCGTTCCGCGAGACGCTGAAGAATCGCGAATTCTGGATGTTCAACATCGCCAACTCGTTCGCCCAGACCGTAAATGGCCTCGTCAGCTCCATGATCCCCTTCTACGCAAAATATGTGTTGGCGATTCCCGAATCGCAGGTATCCCTGCTGCTGGCATCCGTCTTCGTCTCCGTCATCCCGCTCGTCGCGGTCTGGTACTGGATCGTCAACCGGCTGGGCGGCGTCCGCGGCTGGCGGCTTGCACTGGCCGTCTACGGGCTGTCCGTCATTCCGCTCTGGTTCGGCAGCGGCCTGGCCAGCGGTATCGCCGCCGGCATCATTGTCGGATTCGGCTTGGCCGGCTTCCTCGTCACGCCGCCGGTGCTGAGCAGCCAGATCATCGATCGGGATTACGCGAAGACGGGACAGCGCCGCGAAGGCGTCTATACGGCAGTCGGCGGCTTCATCACCCGCTCCAGCGGTCTCATCTCGGCCCTCTCGTTCTGGGTCGTCGGCCTGTTCTTCGGCTATGTGAGCGGAGACAACCCGGGACCGAACCCGGAAGGGACGTTCCGGGTATTGATCAGCATCGTCCCGTTCTCCCTTCTGGCCGTCGCCTTTCTCTTATCCCTAGCCGTGAAGCAGAATGATCACCCCCATTCTTGA
- a CDS encoding DUF4825 domain-containing protein has product MKVSRPFIFLFVLLLTLAGCDSNSRSAGAGDKDIFQYKNSYVGDNSAIGSILGMLPQSDRLKQFSLNTAEKPYRITVQYNEAASPMSESEIRETVIFNATFLFALVQNVDQVHLELEGQSYLITREQLQSWYGKELDQFENEQDLRKLTQEFVPDKDKVDQLFAKLQQQ; this is encoded by the coding sequence ATGAAAGTGAGCAGACCTTTTATTTTTTTATTTGTCCTGTTGTTGACGCTCGCGGGGTGCGACTCGAACAGCCGTAGCGCAGGCGCTGGAGACAAAGACATTTTCCAGTACAAAAATTCTTATGTCGGCGATAACAGCGCCATCGGCAGCATTCTGGGGATGCTGCCGCAGAGCGACCGGTTGAAGCAGTTCTCGCTGAACACGGCCGAGAAGCCTTACCGTATCACGGTGCAGTACAATGAGGCAGCTTCTCCGATGAGTGAAAGTGAGATTCGAGAGACCGTCATTTTCAACGCTACCTTTTTGTTCGCCTTGGTACAGAATGTCGACCAGGTCCACCTGGAGCTCGAGGGCCAGAGCTACCTCATCACCAGAGAACAATTGCAGAGCTGGTACGGCAAAGAGCTGGATCAATTCGAGAACGAACAGGATCTCAGAAAGTTGACGCAGGAGTTCGTACCGGATAAAGACAAAGTGGATCAGTTATTTGCGAAGCTGCAGCAGCAGTGA
- a CDS encoding amidohydrolase yields MRQVWLKNGWILTMDGERRVFQNGDVLIENDRIKAIGAVDPSEVRADAEVVELNGKTVMPGLINTHVHTMQQLGRGIADDVDLLTWLYKRVFPYESCMTEEEAYLSALACSLELIRSGVTTFAEAGGKEVNGIARAVQEAGVRAVLCRATMDMPEGLPEPWQESTEHSLAVQEELFERWHGKADGRLRVWFGLRTIFNCSDELIVRTKELADRHGVGIHMHVAEIPEEIRFVEEQRGRTTVEHLAHLGVLGPNMLAVHTVWMTDREIDLFRLHDVKVSHNPAAAMRVLGFARIPEMLERGITVSIATDGAPCNNRMDMIDEMLLTALIHKGRTLTPTKLPAVQVLEMATVNGARCLGWDDEIGSLEAGKKADLIIINPRSAGVLPVHDPVSTLVYAMHSSNVESSMCNGQWIMKDRRIVTLDEDAILDRVQDTARAIVERAGIELPHPYPVTKVR; encoded by the coding sequence GTGAGACAAGTATGGTTGAAGAACGGCTGGATATTGACGATGGATGGAGAGCGCCGCGTCTTCCAGAACGGCGATGTGCTGATTGAGAACGATCGCATCAAGGCGATAGGCGCAGTCGATCCGTCCGAGGTGCGGGCGGATGCGGAAGTGGTAGAGCTGAACGGGAAGACGGTCATGCCGGGGCTTATCAATACGCATGTGCATACGATGCAGCAGCTCGGCCGCGGCATTGCCGACGACGTCGATCTGCTCACCTGGCTGTACAAGCGCGTCTTCCCTTATGAGAGCTGCATGACCGAGGAAGAAGCGTATCTGTCCGCGCTGGCTTGCAGCCTGGAGCTCATCCGCTCGGGCGTGACCACGTTCGCGGAGGCGGGCGGCAAGGAAGTGAACGGCATCGCCCGTGCGGTGCAGGAGGCAGGCGTTCGGGCCGTGCTCTGCCGCGCGACGATGGATATGCCGGAAGGGCTGCCGGAGCCATGGCAGGAGTCGACGGAGCACTCGCTCGCCGTGCAGGAAGAACTGTTCGAGCGCTGGCACGGCAAGGCAGACGGGCGCCTGCGCGTCTGGTTCGGCCTGCGCACGATCTTCAACTGCTCGGACGAGCTGATTGTGCGCACGAAGGAATTGGCCGATCGCCATGGTGTGGGCATCCATATGCACGTGGCGGAGATTCCGGAGGAGATCCGCTTCGTGGAGGAGCAGCGCGGCCGAACGACGGTAGAGCATCTGGCTCATCTCGGCGTGCTCGGCCCGAATATGCTGGCGGTTCACACCGTATGGATGACGGATCGGGAGATCGATCTGTTCCGTCTGCACGATGTGAAGGTATCGCACAACCCGGCGGCCGCAATGCGCGTGCTCGGATTCGCCCGAATTCCGGAGATGCTGGAACGCGGCATTACCGTATCCATCGCTACGGACGGCGCCCCATGCAACAACCGGATGGACATGATCGATGAAATGCTCCTCACCGCGCTTATTCACAAAGGCCGCACACTGACCCCGACGAAGCTGCCGGCCGTGCAGGTGCTGGAGATGGCGACGGTCAACGGAGCGCGCTGTCTCGGGTGGGATGATGAGATCGGATCGCTGGAGGCAGGCAAAAAGGCCGACCTTATCATCATTAATCCGCGCAGCGCAGGCGTGCTGCCGGTGCATGATCCCGTATCGACCCTCGTCTACGCGATGCATTCCAGCAACGTCGAATCGTCGATGTGCAACGGACAATGGATTATGAAGGATCGCCGCATTGTCACCCTGGATGAGGACGCGATTCTCGATCGCGTGCAGGACACGGCTCGGGCGATCGTCGAACGCGCGGGCATCGAGCTTCCGCACCCTTATCCGGTCACGAAAGTCCGTTAA
- a CDS encoding SRPBCC family protein has product MEDLKYEFYIGAPVDTVWNTLMSPEGTRQIFFGSELRSTFQVGDTYEYVGPGNDGDETVHVYGTVLQYEPNKVFSGTEHPGPSYNSNHAELETRITFTLETVGQCTKLTLVNDQWPENHPSYQNAKAHWWMILSNVKTLAETGRTLDLGW; this is encoded by the coding sequence TTGGAAGATTTGAAATACGAGTTCTATATTGGCGCCCCTGTCGACACGGTCTGGAATACATTAATGTCACCGGAAGGGACGCGCCAAATCTTTTTTGGCAGCGAACTTCGGTCTACGTTCCAGGTCGGGGATACGTACGAATACGTAGGACCGGGTAATGATGGCGATGAGACGGTCCACGTGTATGGCACCGTGCTGCAGTATGAGCCGAACAAGGTGTTCAGCGGAACGGAGCATCCGGGCCCGTCCTATAACAGCAACCACGCCGAACTGGAGACGAGAATCACCTTCACGCTGGAGACGGTTGGCCAGTGCACGAAGCTTACGCTTGTTAACGATCAATGGCCGGAGAACCATCCTTCCTATCAGAATGCCAAAGCCCATTGGTGGATGATTCTATCCAACGTCAAGACGTTGGCCGAGACGGGCAGAACGCTGGATCTCGGGTGGTAG
- a CDS encoding ABC transporter ATP-binding protein — MELTIDNISKQYKDKQAVRHFTAELSPGVYGLLGPNGAGKTTLLRMLADILRPTSGSIRLNNHDIRTLGEAYRDILGYLPQQCGYYKEFTARKFLMYIASLKGMDRGYDVGKVDEMLQLVGLADQAKRKIKSFSGGMRQRLGIAQALLNDPKVLILDEPTAGLDPKERIRFRNILSELSGDRIVILSTHIVSDIEYAAKEVLLMKEGQLLKQDRLASLLGQLTGRVWKAKIDESQLPQLKLRYKIGNLLRQPDGIEVRILAKDQPFSSAQPESPGLEDLYLHYFNEEFEA, encoded by the coding sequence ATGGAGCTAACGATTGACAACATATCGAAGCAATACAAGGACAAGCAGGCGGTGCGGCATTTTACGGCAGAACTGAGCCCTGGCGTATACGGATTACTGGGCCCCAATGGAGCGGGCAAGACAACGCTGCTTCGCATGCTCGCCGATATCCTGCGCCCGACCTCTGGGAGCATTCGCTTGAACAATCACGATATTCGTACGCTGGGAGAAGCCTATCGCGACATACTGGGCTATCTGCCGCAGCAATGCGGATACTACAAGGAGTTTACGGCCCGGAAATTTCTGATGTATATCGCTTCGTTGAAAGGAATGGATCGAGGTTATGACGTCGGCAAGGTCGATGAGATGCTGCAGTTGGTCGGCTTGGCGGATCAGGCCAAGCGAAAGATCAAATCCTTCTCCGGCGGAATGCGGCAGCGGCTCGGCATCGCTCAGGCGCTGCTGAATGACCCGAAGGTGCTAATTCTGGACGAGCCTACCGCCGGACTCGATCCGAAGGAGCGGATTCGCTTCCGTAATATTTTGTCCGAGCTGTCGGGAGACCGCATCGTCATTTTGTCGACCCATATCGTGTCGGATATCGAATATGCCGCCAAGGAAGTTCTGCTCATGAAGGAAGGGCAGCTGCTGAAACAGGATCGGCTCGCTTCGCTGCTGGGACAACTCACAGGCAGGGTCTGGAAGGCGAAGATCGATGAGAGCCAGCTGCCTCAGTTGAAGCTGCGCTACAAAATCGGGAACCTCCTTCGCCAGCCGGACGGTATTGAGGTGCGAATTCTGGCAAAGGACCAGCCTTTCTCCTCGGCGCAGCCGGAATCGCCGGGGCTGGAAGATTTGTATTTGCACTATTTTAACGAGGAGTTTGAAGCATGA
- a CDS encoding ABC transporter ATP-binding protein: MSSLRLINIAKQFGDKVLLDGIDFEFHAGRIYIIRGESGSGKTTLLNIIAGYIEADTGRLEMQPNTRIEYLFQDEMLFSNLTARENMYIKYRARNRDDAGFLPLAEGTLAQFNILDLADRKISMLSGGEKQRVQLASILISDPDIILMDEPTSKLDLHNKKTIYEAIVSAFHRKLVIIVSHENNRLIDASINLTLEHGRLHDEKR; the protein is encoded by the coding sequence ATGAGCAGTCTTCGATTGATCAACATAGCCAAGCAGTTCGGCGATAAAGTGCTGCTCGACGGCATCGATTTCGAATTCCATGCTGGCCGTATCTATATCATCAGAGGGGAGAGCGGTTCCGGCAAGACGACCCTGTTGAATATTATCGCGGGATATATTGAAGCGGATACCGGCAGGCTGGAAATGCAGCCGAATACAAGAATCGAATATCTGTTTCAGGATGAAATGCTTTTCTCGAATCTGACGGCAAGAGAGAACATGTATATTAAGTATAGGGCGCGCAACCGCGATGACGCAGGCTTCCTTCCACTTGCCGAGGGCACGTTGGCCCAGTTCAATATCCTCGATCTGGCGGACCGGAAAATATCGATGCTCTCGGGGGGAGAAAAACAACGAGTGCAGCTGGCTTCCATCCTCATCTCCGATCCCGATATTATTTTGATGGATGAACCGACTTCCAAGCTGGATCTGCACAATAAAAAAACGATTTATGAAGCGATCGTGTCTGCGTTTCATCGGAAATTAGTCATCATCGTCAGTCATGAAAACAACCGGCTCATCGATGCCAGCATCAATCTTACGTTGGAGCATGGGAGATTGCATGATGAAAAACGATAA
- a CDS encoding polysaccharide deacetylase family protein — translation MTQRHIRTRLILNCDDFGQSTAANQAIMHLLEERTVSSATIMPPAPAFAEAAEWSRRTGQRNVGLHLTLTSEFDGYRWSGLTGGPSLHDGSGYLHATVEAFERHANTRDVKRELNAQYRAVRVAGIDISHVDNHMGSLYGMATGRSFLPYVLWRCSRWGLPFRLFRRIDERDQLLASIAGAPQTLRKVVALADALGVALPDYLLSHPYHVEAGETYDSFKRMLIGKLYDLPEGIVETYIHPAVEDSSMAARIPSWEKRVWEYRLMLDDDFAYARRDAGVELTDYRYVRKTRRPVRLRGALRLLALLLPESRNGAR, via the coding sequence ATGACTCAGCGCCATATTCGCACCCGACTCATCCTCAATTGCGACGACTTCGGACAGAGCACGGCAGCCAATCAGGCCATCATGCATCTGCTGGAAGAGCGCACTGTGTCCTCCGCGACGATAATGCCCCCTGCTCCCGCCTTCGCGGAAGCGGCGGAATGGTCCAGGCGAACCGGCCAACGGAACGTCGGCCTGCACCTCACGCTGACCAGCGAGTTCGACGGATACCGCTGGAGCGGTCTGACCGGAGGGCCGTCCCTGCATGATGGGTCTGGCTATCTGCACGCCACCGTCGAAGCGTTCGAACGCCATGCAAACACCCGGGACGTGAAGAGAGAGCTGAATGCCCAATACAGGGCCGTCCGCGTGGCCGGCATTGACATCTCCCACGTCGACAATCATATGGGCAGCCTGTACGGAATGGCCACGGGCAGAAGCTTCCTGCCTTATGTGCTGTGGCGCTGCTCCCGTTGGGGCTTGCCCTTCCGGCTGTTCCGGCGCATCGATGAGCGGGATCAGCTCCTTGCCTCAATCGCTGGGGCGCCACAGACCTTGCGGAAGGTGGTGGCGCTCGCCGATGCGCTTGGCGTCGCTCTGCCCGATTACCTGCTCTCGCACCCGTATCATGTCGAGGCGGGGGAGACCTATGACAGCTTCAAGCGGATGCTGATCGGCAAGCTGTACGATCTGCCGGAAGGCATCGTCGAGACGTATATTCACCCGGCAGTGGAAGACAGTTCCATGGCAGCGCGGATTCCTTCTTGGGAAAAGCGAGTATGGGAGTACCGGCTGATGTTGGACGATGATTTTGCCTATGCGAGGCGTGATGCAGGGGTGGAACTGACCGATTACCGTTACGTGCGGAAGACGCGGAGACCGGTCAGGCTTAGAGGAGCGCTGCGCCTGCTCGCCCTGCTTCTCCCTGAATCCAGGAACGGAGCCAGATGA